DNA from Ovis canadensis isolate MfBH-ARS-UI-01 breed Bighorn chromosome 4, ARS-UI_OviCan_v2, whole genome shotgun sequence:
CCAACTATATTTATATCCCCACCACAAAAACATTTTCGTGATTTGTCTTGGAGCTCCATCATCCCAACCCATTTCAAGGCATCCAGCTTGGTTTTATGTGATACATTTCTTAATTAAAGTAATGGATATCCAAAAAACCAGTAGGCATCTTGAATTCCACTCTAGGAGGAAGACATAGGTCCTGGGACATACGCTGATGAGCAACTTTTCACAAGTGCTGTAACTTTCAGAACTTTTAGTCACTATCACTTTCCTACTTCATCCTTGGAGTTAGTCATTAGAGTATTTAGCAAACGTAGCAGAGAAGACAGGTTCACATAGGACAAGTCATGTCAAGCTGACCCCATTTTCTTTGGCATGAGCTCACTATATTAAAGAATTTAGAGAAAAATTGCTTGCGTGTCTTGTTCAGCAAAGTATTTGACAATGTTTCCATGGTATTTTTGCAGTTTCCATGGTATTTATGCAGGTATGCAGCTGATACATGCTCTAGCAGCTGCACTCCAAGGTAGATTCCCATATGAATCTAGAAAAGTAATTAACAACTTTTCTCCAAAGTGCTATCTCAGAGCCCATATGAAATGTGGCAGGAAGTCCCTGAGGCCTCTGACTTGAAATGACAGAAAGCCAAGTAGCTATTTGCTAATGACCCAGAGCTGAGAAAATGTTCAgcccagctggcgctagtggtaaagaatctgcctgtcaacacaggagacttaagagacgatggtttgatccctgggtcaggaagatcccttggagaaggaaatggcaacccactccagtattcttgcctggagaatcccaaggacagaggagcctggagggctacagtccatagggtttcccagagtcggacacgattgaagcaacttagcatagcatagcacacagcacagagctGAGAAGAATCAACACAACAGATGACCAGATCAAGGCACCAAAGAGATAATATTCAATGCAAAAATCTCTCTGACTTGTCCAAGTAGCTCTCCAATTATCTAAATCACTTAAGTGCTACTATCAAAATCAGCTTAGACTCACATTTTGATATAAGTGCAGTCCTGGACAAACAGGATATAAGGAGGCCAAGCCCAGTGTCAGAGCTTCAAGTCACATTAGCCAATCATCTTTCTGGGCTCTTGTCTCCTCTCTGCCCAAGAATCTTACTTGTCACCATTATCTTGTGACAAAGTCCTCCTTTGATACACCATCGCCAGTACATGGGTTTCTCCTGTCCCTAATATATTTGTGTCAATACCCACTTGGTATTCCAGCTTCTTGGAGAAAGGGTTCAGTCTTGCTGGCACCAGTCTGAAGCCAGACTGTCAACACCAAGCCCAACTTACTGCTTCGCTGCTTCCTGATTGGCTCAATTTAGAAAAAATTTCATTGAGTAAGTcgattttaaaagtaaactagCACAAAATTTGGATTTGGTTTTCCTCTCTGTAAAGAGGAcaagttttcttaaaatgttgagcTGCCTTTGATAATAGGTTTTAAGTTTACTTTCTAAGTGATCTGTTCtatatttgcctttgaaatctttgatTTTCACTTTGGTTAAATGAGTCAGTATTGTTTCGTGGTGAAAATTGTGCCATGAGGATCCAGATAACGGGATTGGGACCAGGAAGTGGATATTATgaaagagtgtgtgtatgtgtgtgtgtgtgcatgcgtgtgtgtgcacacacacgctcagtcatgtccaaatctttgtgactccatggactgtggcccaccagtctcctgtgtccatggaattttccaggcaaggacactggagtgggttgccatttccttctccaggggatcttcccaacccaggaaatgaactcacgtctcttgatTCCCCTGCATtggataggcaggttctttaccagctgaaccatcagggaaacccatatgGAATTGCATACCATGACCTAATGGAGCAGAGACCTTCTTAACAACAAATGGAAACCATCCAGGTGCAGCAAGAGGCTCCCTCTGTGTGATGAATGGAGAATAAATCTAGCAATGCTTTCATTAAAGGAAAGTTAATGTTCTTTGATAAGCTTTGTTTTATCTTAGTCTTTATCACTTGAATATAAATTAGTGTATTTTGGTGTTTGAAACAGTATTATCTCTGCAGTTACCAGTGGTACAGCCTGAAAGAAAATCTGAGTTTGTGATTGTGTTGCCCTGAATAGGCTTTGTTGATTGCAGAGTGACAGCAAGCTGAGCTGAAGAAGGgttcctagaggaagaaatgagtCTCTGGGCCAGGCATCCCCAACACTGGAGTTCGTAAGCATCATATCCAGGTGGTGGTTACAAACACAGAGAAGTTTTGATTCTTGGTAGGGACCAGGAATCTATAGTATTAAAAAGCTCCTTGGAATTCTTCTAGGTGGTTTGGGGACCTTATTTTGTGAAGCTCTTCTATACACCTTTCCCCTGAAACTGTCCAATTTGGAGGGACGGCACCATGGGAGCAAAGGTATTTTACTGACGCCTGTATGTGAGAgatcaggcttccttggtggctcagacagtaaagaatccacctgcagtgtgggagactaggggttgatccctgggtcaggaagatccctgaataaggaaatggctgcctattccagtattcttggggcttcccaggtggttcagtggtaaagaacccgcctgccaatgcatgagatgctagagacatgggtttgatccctgggtcaggaagattccctggagaaggaaatggcaacccactccagtattcttgcctggaacatggatagtggagccttgtgggctacagttcatggggttgtaaaaagctggacatgactgagcaactaacactttcactttctttcacttcatgTGAGAGATCCGAGGTCTCCAGAGGTAAAACAAGATGAGAGTGGGGTCCATGCTCTAGAATTGATTCTCTTTACATAGTCATCAGGTTTGGGTTGGCAAGCATAGCCTGCACCCCAGGAAACCATACCCTGAAGTGTCCCACTGCAGGTTGCAGGGCCACTCAAGTCACTCTCAAGTGAGAGGAAGAGAATGTCAGAAGGATGTCCATCTCCTTACCGATGCAGGGCTCCAAGCAGGGATGAGGACAAACCCACCTGCCAGGCGTGTTTTAACCCTTAGGAAAGTCCCAGCAGATCATGATGTTGTTAATCAGGTCTCATCAGACTGGATGGCACATTCTATTGGAGAGCATGGGACCCTTCATATATTCAGAGAGTTATAAAGCCTGGACCCAGCCCTTTCTCCATGTTTGTCTTTTACTATGGGataacagttggcttaaagctcaacattcagataactaagatcatggcatccggtcccatcacttcatggcaaatacacagggaaacagtggaaacagtggctgactttatttttctgggctccaaaatcactgcagatggtgattgcaaccatgaaattaaaagatgcttactccttgaaaggaaagttatgaccaacctaggcagcatattaaaaagcagagacattactttgtcaacaaaggtccatctagtcaaggctatggtttttccagtggtcatgcatggatgtgagagttggactgtaaagaaagctgagtgccgaagaattgatgcttttgagctgtggtgttggagaagactcttgagagtcccttggactgcaatgagatccaaccagttcatcctaaaggagatcagtcttgggtgttcattggtaggactgatgttggagctgaaactccaatactttggccacctgatgcaaagagctgactcatttgaaaagaccccgatgctgggaaagatagagggcaggaggagaagggaacaacaggatgagatggttggatggcatcactgactcaatggacatgggtttgggtggactctgggagttggtgatggacagggaggcctggcaagctgcggttcatggggttgcaaagagtcggatacaactgagcgactgaactcatgGGATTTCTCATTTCTGCACAAAGCGCATGGCAATGATTCCTATCTATAGACACTGAAGAACACTCACCATCCACAGATATGGACTTCTCCAGCCTGGTTCTTCAAACTCTCCAGAGAGGCAGGTCCCCACAAAGGGCAGAGATAAGCCTTTCACGATGGTGATGATAACAACAGTTCTAACATATCTTGAGCGCTTACTATGTGCCCTTTACTGTCTAAAGCTCATTATATCCCTAAACTCAAGTAGTAagctaggtttttttttaaccattttacaGTGAAGGAAACCACAGCAAACAAGTCAAACCAAGATAGGTGATGACACTGGACAGTCCATATATAGAATGAGAGAAGTAAGCAAGCTGTATGTTTTCAGAAGTTGCATAATAGAAACTGAGCTTTGCATCATCCCATAGAGGTCTTAAGAGTTGGAGCCAAGGCTAAACCTCGTTTTCTTAACTCTGAATACAGTGCATTCTTTTCATACTCCATTTCCTCCTGTCCAATAAGTTGAAGTTATTTGCACCTGAAAACAGCCATTTTGTGGGGGGCATTACCTAAAAGTCCATACTAGAATGTTCATATTGTATTATATTGACTGTGTGTGCAGTCCTCattgagagagaaggaaattagACAACTTTTTGTGATAAGAGAAAGACCAAGACAAAATTTTCTTTACTTCCCTATCTTTCTGTTGGAGAAGAAATAGTTCCTGAAGTGAAATAATTTTAGGGACTTTTCTTTATGAAGggatgaaggaagaaaggaaaaagggagggataaaaggaaggaaaaacaagatACTATAGATCTGAGGGATATGCCTAAACTTGGAAATGGTCTGGGGGCTAAAACAAGGTTTTTGGTATAAAGATGTATCCTTAGGCTCTTTGTCTTGATAAAGGAGGAGGAGCATTTTGGTTCTGTCCAGAAGCTAACAGCATCAGGAAGGATGTGACTTAGGTAGACTCTGGGCCAGTTCACATGGGAGGCCATCTGTTTCTAGCCAATAGGCAGATATTTTCAAACTCTGGCAAAATCTTGTaactttttactttaattttatatgaagaaGGTCCAAAGCAGACACATCTCTGGGTGCTTATCAAAAACTGAAACCAGGGATACAGtggagaggaaactgagggacAAGGGCCAGTAACATTGACCTGGAGCCCTGTTGGTACATGTAAGTTGACCCCAGGTCTTGTTTCACTAGGGACAGTTCTGGTTTATGCATGCTGCCTTGGGGCAACTGTCAACTGTGACATCTTTCCTTCTCAAAAATGTCCCAGTTTGATCACTGAATTGCATGGTTGCACTGGTTACATAGCATGGTCTCGATAATCCTCAGAATTGGATGAGTGAGGGAGAGGTAGGGTTAGAGTCTGCTGTCATCTGTAGCGTGTTCTGTCTCTAAAGGGAGTTGAAATGTACAGAAGTAGACCCCATATGGTTAAGAACTACTTTCGGCTTTCTTGGTTTATTGGGTAATGGTAATGACACAAAGAAATATTGAACAGAACTCAACAGTTGAACAGACTCTGCATCACTTGCACAATGAAATACTTCTACCAGATTAATGCATAGATTCTGTTCTCAATGTGCATATTCCCTCTCTTCACATTTGTAAAAGGTTATTTCTTATAATACAGAATTTTGTCTAGTATCAAAGCTTCCCAGCCTCCTGAActatgaaaaattaatatttgttgtgtaagccacctagtctatctttctttgttatagcagctcaaaCTAACTTACATAATACACATCTTTCACCTTATCTCTGGGATGGCAAACATTTCCCCCTTTCAAACTTCTTCCACCAGGTCCAATGATTTCATGCTCAAACCCCATTATATTTTCCCCTTGATCCATACCACATTTGCACAGGAACAATGTGCTCCAAATATTCTCTGGATGACCCAGGCAACACTGGAGAGTTCAAGGAGTGCTTAAGGACAGAGAACACACCTGTGGCCAAGACTTTTATGTCCTCAGAGTAACAGATCTATTTTTGGCAAATGTATCtgcatttgtaccttttttgCTTGCTGTTCAAAATAGTACATGGTTTGGGCTTGGGTTTGGGAAGTATACTTTGGGATAGTGGTACAGATTTCTGGCAGAAATTTTGCCTGCTGTagcaataaaattccagacagaaACAAGAATATCTTGGAGAATAAAAGAAATAGGTCGGTGAAACCTTGGAAAATACAacatctgtgggtttttttttttctgtttttttttgatctgtgatttttaaaacactCTCCAGAGTCACAGCAGGGACTTCATCTCAACTTTACTATGACTAGGCCAGTAACTCTGGGAAGTCAGGCTTAACATTCTACATCTTAGTGTCATTATCTCTGTAAAAATGTGATGGTGACATAGACCCATACCCTTATTCATCTTAACAGCCTCAACGTCCACACAGAATTTGGCATATAGTAGATGAATATCAACTTATTCTGATGAGACTGGATGAATGACTGAATCACCTTTCAAATTTCATCTTCATATAATAGTTCAACTCTATGTCCACCATCTTCTCAACAGCCAGATTGAAGAGAAAGTATGTAAAAATCAACTAATTTCACTTGAACATATTTGGTTTTATAAGTGATTTTATTTCAGTAGTGTTTTCAGGATGGGAGGAAGGTGACGCTGGCTAACAGGGAGGGTCATGAAGAGATGAAGCTGTTTAGTTGGAAGCGATGGTCTGCTGAATCCAGCTCACGTAGTTGCAGACCTTGGTGTAGACCCCAGGCTTGTTTTTCTGAGCGCAGCCATAGCCCCAGGAGACAATGCCCTGGAGCTTTCCATTGCAGACCACAGGGCCACCAGAGTCACCCTGGGCGGGAAGGAAGAGCCAGTTAGAGCTCACAGCTCTGCGCAGAGGGGAGAAAGGCTCAAAGGTGTTCCTCCTTTCCCCGGGGACCACGTTTCCATGTGCTGATCCTCCACGAAGCCCATCTTTCCCTGGGAAATCAGCTCTTGTTCTCCACACTGTACCCCTattcttctcctccctccttctctctcccccttttcctcAACTGCAGGTCTGTGAGGCCAAGAAGAGATGAGGGACGGGAAGTTCGATGTTGCCCatccagccaggctcctttcaaAGTTCCCTGCTCCTATATCTCTTCTCAGAAGGGCACCAGGATATACTGTTTGCACATGATCTGTTTATCTTTCCCCTTGAACCTTAACCATTAatacagcaaaaagaaaacttGTTATTTTTCCCCAGCCTATCCTGAGCCCTCATGATCAGTCCCAGAGACCGCTTTTCAATGTTCTGGGTTTCAGGAACTGGGGAATGCAGTGGTGATATGTGAGGCTGAGCTGAAGGACAAGGAGTGCGAAGCAGCTCACCTGGCAGGAGTCCTTTCCGCCCTCCAGGTAGCCCGCACAGAACATGTTGCTGGTGATCTGGCCTGGGTAGGCACTTTTGCAAGAGCTGTCAGATAGGATGGGGGCCTTCAGACACTGCAGGACATCAGGGTAGCTGGCTATTGGGGACAAGGTTGAAAAGAGAAGAGGATTACCCATACATTCTGGGAAATATCTTTCTCAATACCTCTCCCCATCTTCCCAATATTCCCATTCCTTCCCTCCAATTGCTAGTAGCTTCtattttggaagaaaaaccaTTATCTGGAGGGTCTTCCAAATGGTTTTAGTCAGCAAACTGTTCCCTCCCTAATACTAGTATCAGTGACCGCATATCTTCAACCTAAAGACTTTATTTCTGAAGCAGGGCTATACTTTGAGCAGTTCCAACCTCAGCCTCTGTTCTATGTACCTCCTCATTCTTTGCTTCTCGGCAAATCACCATTCATGTTTTAGCTGCATGCCTGGCAACTTTAGCATAGTCCTTTCTTTCTGTGTTGTCAAGCAGAGAGCCTACACATTTCAGTTATATATCCCAAGATTCCACCGAAAGCCAGTCTCCTCTGGGAATGCTGCCTTGGGTGACATAGGGCTACCTGACCCTGAGCatggttttcacctccaggattCTCTGACCTGGTGACCGCGTCCCCATGAGACTTACTGCCGCTGCTCTTGGTGTTGCCCCAGCCAGAGATGAGACACTGGGTGCCAGCAGAGGCACAGGATGTTGGCAGAGAGACAGAGGCTACTCGGCTGTTGAGACTGGCAGCTGATTTCAGTTTAATCAGCATGATGTCGTTGTTTAAGGTGTTTGAATTGTAGCTGGGATGGACGATGCTCTTGGATGCGCTGATGAATTGCTCATTGCCCTCAACGACGTTAATGTTGTTTTCTCCCAGACGCACTTGGATTCCGCTGGATCAAAAGATGACAAGTTCTCTAAGTCTCCAGTGTGAGGGCCTCCCCCTCCCCGTGGAGCCCAGTCTTGAGCATAAGCACAGACAGAGGGCCCTTGCAGTGCACGCATgtgcccgcacacacacacacacacacacacactcatctcctgcgtcccctgcattagtagagtgattctttaccactgagccacctgggaaagagcTATGTTAGAATAGATATATTTAACCACTCACTATTTTCCTTCCTGTGTCTTTACTGCCTTCATTTGGAAGGCCTCAATGCATACAATGTCTGGCGGGGGTGTATAATGACGTCTTGGAATCTGAATGCTCCTCCTCAAGCATGACTCTGTTCACCCTGATTGTCTGTGGCATGGTTGAGGATGCCCTGACCTCAGAGAACAGGGCTGTGAGTACTGGTTACTTACGACTTGTAGCAGTGAGCCGCAGACACCACCCACTGGCTGTTGATGAGGGAGCCCCCGCAGAAGTGGTAGCCAGAGTTCAGAGACACTTGGTAGGGGACAGTATTTGCCCCACAGGTGTAGCCGCCCACGATCTTGTCATCATCATCCACGGGGAAAGCAACTGAACAGAGGAAAGTTGCAAACTATCTGAAGAACTGATCCATTGTGGAATTTCTACTCAACAGCAAGGTTTTGCAGATGAACCAGGAAAAGATAAGTCATGTTCTCTTATGATGCATAATCAGGAAACTCTGGTTTGTATAATTGTTTTCATAATCTTATTCTATCACATATGCTTCTTACACTATTATAAGTATCTAACTTTTAGGTTTTAACGCTTTAAATTTGATCAATATaatgatttttacatttgtaacatacatacacacacaagtaaGAGATTCCTTACATAATAAATGTCTTGAAGCCCACTACTTGAGGTTATAATGAATACTTTTTACACAAAACCCTGATGAGCAGACATTTAAGTATGTGTTCAATAAAACTTTGGGGTCACCATCACTATGTTTATTTGTAGAGTTCAATATAGGATGAATACCACATGAAGTAACGGAAAGGAAacttgcagcatgcttggggctggtgcatggggatgacccagaaagatgttatggggagggaggtgggaggggggttcatgtttgggaatgcatgtaagaattaaagattttaaaatttaaaaaataaaaaactaaaaaaaaaaaatgccatccgAGAAGGTTCTGACCTGAAGGTAATGGagagttttattcttttgttccCCAAGTGTCTTCTTGGTTCTTGCCTAGATGTTCATCAAATGATTTTATAGAACATTATAAGGTGTGTGTCTTCAATGTTTCCCCTTATCCCAACTGTCTATCTAACGATTTAAATTTATTCAACACTGTTAAGTCATGACCACTGAGTTGTTATGTTTTCTAAGGACTCCAATACCAGAGATTGTTACATGTAccctattatttatgtattttaaagtaattttaggaAAGACATTTCCTGGTATATAGACAGGTGAAATGAATTTACAACTAGGCAATTTGGGAAAATAATGTAGTAAGTATGAACTGTGTAAGAATTAAtagtataaaaatagaaatagtaattttctatttcttttcatgatTGCATGACATGTCATATTATATCAGAGGGATATCATTAGCAAAGATGTGGTAAAATCCAGACCAAAGCTttttttcatgagaaatagaGTGTCTTTGCCTGTTGAGATCCTGCTTAAGGTGCTCTTTGGTATAGAAGAGATGTAATGCTCACAAGACTAGTCCCAATTATTAAATGCAGATCCTTAGAAAGGACAAAACATTTCCTTAACATTGCCTATCACTTCTTTTTCACTCTTGCTTCATAGATAGTACCTTGATGTTCAAGGCAAATTCTTCCTCTTAACGTTTTCTGCATTGATCACCCCTGCTAACCATAATCTCTAACAAATGAGATTTAGTTATTTACAGACATATGTACTATTACACTGTTATTTCAACATCTTAAGCCTCTTGAGTACAGAGATTATATTCAACATTCATTGCTGTCTTCCAGAGTAGAAAGCACAGCCTTAAATATATCATAGAACCTACTATCAAAACTTACCAGCAGCTCCCAGGAGAGCCAGAAAGATGAAGGTCTTCATGGTTGCTCACCGGTTCTGGACTAGGGACTAGGTTGCAGGGTTTCCATCCACAGCTACTTATATGTCCAGGTTTGTCATTGACATCCATGGCCACCAGTGCCAGAAATGTGATTTCCCTGGAAAATCACAAATCCAAATTTAGAATTCCATGCCACACTGAAGATAAGTCAGCAACCAATTTAAACATCTGCCCATGTCCACTTTGCCAGAAGGTTATGGGAATGAAAGAAATGAGCCCATATGGGGACACAGTTCCTCAAAATAGAAAGTAAGTTACAGTGAGGTCACAGAGCACGGCTACAGGTGGCCTGATTCCCAGACAAAAATTTAGGTCCTTGGTTGTCTCGAGTGTGAACATTTATCCTGAGGACTATCCTAAAATCTACACCCTTGAAGTTTAACTAATATTGCTGACTTCACAATATATAATTTGTCTTATAATAGCTCTGGTTTTATATATCTATGtcaatatttcattattaatagGAACACTTGTTCCaatgagaagaataaaatcattcCGATTTGAAATCAAAATAGATCAAGACAGCTAggagaaaagtataaaaaagtacaaagtgaagtcactcagtcgtgtccaactctttgcatagcttaccaggctcctccatccatggaatttcccaggcaagtgtactggagtgggttgccatttccttctccaggggatcttcccaacccagggactgaacctgggtctcccacattgaagcaGACGCTTTagtgtctgagctaccagggaagccagctagGAGAAAGAATGAGGACAATTTATATTTATCTGGAATTGCTATTTAGTAggcatattttaaatacttaaccTATGTTATTTAGTAATCTTCATG
Protein-coding regions in this window:
- the LOC138439753 gene encoding serine protease 1, whose product is MKTFIFLALLGAAVAFPVDDDDKIVGGYTCGANTVPYQVSLNSGYHFCGGSLINSQWVVSAAHCYKSGIQVRLGENNINVVEGNEQFISASKSIVHPSYNSNTLNNDIMLIKLKSAASLNSRVASVSLPTSCASAGTQCLISGWGNTKSSGSNYPDVLQCLKAPILSDSSCKSAYPGQITSNMFCAGYLEGGKDSCQGDSGGPVVCNGKLQGIVSWGYGCAQKNKPGVYTKVCNYVSWIQQTIASN